A genomic window from Triticum urartu cultivar G1812 chromosome 7, Tu2.1, whole genome shotgun sequence includes:
- the LOC125523298 gene encoding uncharacterized protein At1g66480-like codes for MGNSIGGRRKGAKVMQLDGTAFRVKPPAYAGAVLRDHPGFQLLESEQVKLLGVRARPLEQDALLRPGRLYFLVALPRPTVPPRRAWSGALHVGARERLESLMLTRRSTSDLTFPTSGTAPASPMSTASEGGPVQLRMRLPKAQVAKLMGESRDAAEAAAKIMQLCAANGAVTPERSPRFLPTADWGTGGFAQTPERSPRFVPTPDWGAGRFAQTPERSPRFAVTPEWGARFMMPTTPERGVETAKTPDRWPALPRTPEYASADVKASRKEKRTRFLALPDEIIA; via the coding sequence ATGGGCAACAGCATCGGCGGCCGGCGCAAGGGCGCCAAGGTGATGCAGCTGGACGGCACCGCCTTCAGGGTGAAGCCGCCGGCGTACGCGGGCGCCGTGCTGCGCGACCACCCGGGCTTCCAGCTGCTCGAGTCGGAGCAGGTCAAGCTGCTCGGCGTCCGCGCGCGCCCGCTCGAGCAGGACGCGCTGCTCCGCCCGGGCCGGCTCTACTTCCTCGTCGCGCTGCCCCGCCCCACCGTGCCCCCGCGCCGCGCCTGGTCCGGCGCGCTCCACGTCGGCGCGCGCGAGAGGCTCGAGTCGCTCATGCTCACGCGCCGCTCCACCTCCGACCTCACCTTCCCGACCTCGGGCACCGCGCCGGCCTCCCCGATGTCCACCGCCTCCGAGGGCGGGCCGGTCCAGCTCAGGATGCGCCTGCCCAAGGCGCAGGTCGCCAAGCTTATGGGCGAGAGCCGGGACGCCGCCGAGGCGGCCGCTAAGATCATGCAGCTCTGCGCCGCCAACGGCGCTGTGACGCCGGAGCGGAGCCCGCGGTTCCTGCCGACGGCGGACTGGGGCACTGGTGGGTTCGCGCAGACGCCAGAGCGGAGCCCGCGGTTCGTGCCGACGCCGGACTGGGGCGCCGGCAGGTTCGCGCAAACCCCAGAGCGGAGTCCCAGGTTCGCCGTCACGCCCGAGTGGGGTGCCAGGTTCATGATGCCGACGACGCCGGAGAGGGGCGTAGAGACGGCGAAGACGCCGGATAGGTGGCCCGCTTTACCCCGCACGCCGGAGTATGCATCAGCGGACGTCAAGGCCAGCCGGAAGGAG